One part of the Pseudomonadota bacterium genome encodes these proteins:
- a CDS encoding FAD-dependent oxidoreductase, whose product MENVVSLKENTQQLCNNFGDSNFGDVMVVGGGISGIQASLDLAIAGFKVYLVEKAPSIGGHMAQLDKTFPTNDCSMUILAPKLVEVGRHPNIEVLTYTEVDSVEGQAGNFNVTLIKKPRYILEDKCTGCTTCVEYCPVKYPDQYNQEISMNKAVHVYFAQAIPLITYIDESCLYLKEKKCRICEAVCKNNAIDLNQTPEKVEVNVGAIILSQGIEPYDPKVRKEYRYGEFQNVVTSMDYERLLCSTGPYAGEIFRASDLKHPHNIAWIQCIGSRQVIEGGNSYCSAVCCAYTQKHVILTKDHDAGAKCTVFHNDIRSYGKDFERFYQRTEALADVRFFRSYPSIVREDPVTKNVTVRYTTPEDGVIEEEFDMVVLSVGLNPPVGVKDIAQKYGIELESHDFCKLNPVNPIETNRPGIFVSGGLQGPIDIPESVFSASGASSQIGELLDYRRGNLSKERIYPPEKDVSQEEPRVGVFVCHCGANIGRIVNVPETVEYCKTLPNVVYSQEQLFSCATNSAKEITDMINEKGLNRVVVAACSPRTLEPLFRDTLREAGINQYYYEMANIREHNSWVHSKEKEEATEKAHDIIRMSVARACQLEPLQEFDLPVNKRALVVGGGIAGMNCALSIANQGHEVYIVEKDTDLGGIARKIHTTLEGLDVQAYLRGLIQKIYQHPLIHVYTDATITEATGYVGNFVTTVKSDRGVTEIKHGAVVIAIGADLYTPTEYLYGEDDRVMTHLELEEKIVTGDEKVTNAQCLVMIQCVGCRNEDRNYCSRICCSESVKNALLLKEKNPAMDIYILFRDVRTYGFKEDYYREAAGKDVKFIRYELQDKPQIEPGESDEDGRPVLKVTAIDYILGDKVEIAADIIALAAAIVPSAATKEVANQFKVTLSPDGFFKEAHVKLRPVEFATDGVYLCGLAHYPKFIQETINQAYGAAGRALTLLSHDIVVASGSVCEVDEKRCMGCGACAAICTYGALELRDTKQGKKVFVNPVLCKGDGLCNAKCPTGAISLKHYTDEEVVAEIDAMTDEEIIQQIDAAVGNA is encoded by the coding sequence ATGGAAAACGTAGTATCGCTAAAAGAAAATACTCAACAACTTTGTAATAATTTTGGAGACAGTAATTTTGGAGACGTAATGGTTGTCGGTGGAGGGATCAGCGGTATTCAAGCCTCTCTTGATCTTGCCATTGCCGGTTTTAAGGTTTATCTGGTTGAAAAGGCGCCGAGCATAGGCGGCCATATGGCCCAGCTTGACAAGACCTTTCCGACCAATGACTGCTCCATGTGAATACTCGCACCCAAACTGGTCGAGGTCGGCCGGCATCCCAATATAGAGGTCCTCACCTATACTGAAGTTGACAGTGTAGAAGGGCAAGCAGGAAACTTTAACGTAACGCTGATTAAAAAGCCCAGATATATCCTGGAGGACAAATGCACGGGTTGTACTACCTGTGTAGAATACTGCCCGGTAAAATATCCTGATCAATATAATCAGGAAATATCGATGAATAAAGCCGTCCATGTATATTTCGCTCAGGCAATTCCCCTTATCACATATATTGATGAAAGCTGTCTTTACCTTAAAGAGAAAAAATGTCGTATTTGCGAAGCAGTATGTAAAAATAACGCTATAGACTTAAATCAAACGCCGGAAAAGGTTGAAGTAAATGTAGGTGCCATAATTCTGTCTCAGGGCATTGAGCCATACGATCCTAAGGTGAGGAAAGAATATCGCTACGGAGAGTTCCAGAACGTGGTAACCAGTATGGACTATGAAAGACTTCTATGCTCCACCGGGCCATATGCTGGTGAGATATTCCGTGCTTCCGATTTGAAGCACCCCCATAACATTGCCTGGATTCAATGCATTGGTTCACGACAGGTTATCGAAGGCGGCAACAGCTATTGTTCGGCGGTATGTTGCGCCTATACGCAGAAACATGTAATTTTGACAAAAGACCATGACGCAGGGGCAAAGTGTACGGTATTTCATAACGATATCCGTTCCTACGGGAAGGATTTTGAGCGATTCTATCAAAGAACAGAGGCACTTGCCGATGTTCGTTTTTTCAGAAGTTATCCATCAATAGTGAGAGAGGACCCGGTAACCAAAAATGTCACCGTACGGTATACTACACCTGAGGACGGTGTCATAGAAGAAGAATTCGATATGGTGGTGTTGTCCGTTGGATTGAATCCTCCTGTTGGTGTGAAGGACATTGCACAAAAATACGGCATTGAACTTGAATCACACGATTTTTGCAAACTCAACCCTGTTAATCCTATAGAGACCAACAGACCGGGGATTTTTGTAAGCGGAGGCTTACAGGGACCTATAGATATCCCCGAGTCGGTTTTTAGCGCCAGCGGAGCCAGTTCCCAAATTGGAGAGCTTCTTGACTACAGACGGGGAAATCTTTCCAAGGAAAGGATATATCCGCCGGAAAAAGATGTCTCGCAAGAGGAGCCAAGGGTAGGAGTCTTTGTATGTCATTGTGGGGCTAATATCGGAAGGATAGTGAATGTTCCCGAAACGGTTGAATATTGCAAAACCTTACCCAATGTTGTCTATTCTCAGGAACAGCTCTTTTCATGTGCTACAAATTCCGCCAAAGAAATAACAGACATGATAAATGAAAAAGGGCTCAATCGAGTAGTTGTAGCAGCCTGCAGTCCAAGAACCCTTGAGCCGTTATTCAGGGACACCCTTCGGGAGGCAGGAATTAATCAATATTACTACGAAATGGCTAATATAAGGGAGCATAACTCCTGGGTGCACTCGAAAGAAAAGGAAGAAGCCACCGAAAAGGCGCACGATATAATCCGGATGTCGGTAGCACGGGCGTGCCAGTTGGAACCCCTGCAGGAGTTTGATCTGCCGGTAAATAAGAGGGCCTTAGTAGTTGGTGGAGGTATAGCAGGTATGAATTGCGCTCTATCCATTGCAAACCAGGGGCATGAAGTTTACATTGTGGAAAAGGATACTGATCTTGGTGGGATTGCGCGAAAAATTCATACCACCCTTGAAGGACTGGATGTTCAGGCCTATTTGAGGGGTCTTATACAAAAGATATATCAGCATCCCTTAATACATGTATATACGGATGCGACAATTACGGAGGCTACAGGTTATGTGGGGAACTTCGTAACCACGGTGAAGTCCGATAGAGGGGTTACAGAAATAAAACATGGTGCAGTCGTCATCGCTATCGGTGCTGATCTCTATACACCTACGGAATACCTCTATGGAGAAGATGACAGGGTCATGACCCATCTTGAGCTGGAGGAGAAAATCGTCACGGGAGACGAAAAGGTTACGAACGCACAATGCCTCGTGATGATCCAATGCGTAGGCTGCAGAAATGAAGACAGAAATTATTGCAGCAGGATCTGCTGCAGCGAGTCCGTAAAGAACGCATTGTTACTGAAAGAGAAAAACCCTGCTATGGACATCTACATCCTCTTCCGGGATGTACGAACCTACGGGTTCAAAGAGGATTATTACCGGGAAGCGGCGGGTAAGGATGTCAAGTTCATTCGCTATGAGCTTCAGGATAAACCTCAGATAGAGCCTGGTGAGTCGGATGAAGACGGTCGCCCCGTTCTCAAGGTTACCGCGATAGATTATATTCTCGGTGATAAGGTCGAAATAGCTGCTGATATCATTGCTTTGGCCGCTGCAATTGTTCCCTCCGCAGCAACCAAGGAAGTGGCAAATCAGTTCAAGGTAACGTTGAGCCCCGATGGTTTCTTCAAAGAAGCCCATGTCAAATTAAGACCTGTTGAGTTTGCTACAGACGGCGTGTATCTTTGCGGATTGGCTCATTATCCCAAGTTTATTCAGGAAACGATTAACCAGGCCTATGGGGCCGCAGGCAGAGCCTTGACGCTTCTTTCACACGATATTGTTGTGGCCTCCGGCTCTGTGTGCGAGGTGGATGAGAAGAGGTGTATGGGGTGCGGGGCATGTGCTGCAATCTGTACGTATGGCGCCCTTGAACTTCGTGATACAAAACAAGGGAAAAAGGTCTTTGTAAACCCTGTCCTCTGTAAAGGAGATGGCCTGTGTAATGCAAAGTGTCCCACAGGAGCTATTTCACTAAAGCACTATACCGATGAAGAGGTAGTGGCTGAAATTGATGCAATGACTGACGAAGAGATTATCCAACAGATTGATGCGGCGGTTGGAAATGCGTAG
- a CDS encoding (Fe-S)-binding protein: MSPVSATYWGIPGYVIFWAMFFIAIGLFAQRAYFLFRIMCLGKQENRFDDIGQRIKNMLVEVIPQRCTLKSVTGKDLAGLGHAFMFWGFSCFLIGYIIFIGFAEGLGLYPYIMGGDFETFYFSILDIAGLFVIIAIVWAAIRRFIVRPERLEMSVEAGVIMLMVFSLMVLHFIIEGFDFAATGETSGWPIVSKAIGCYLAGTGIPKDTMLAVSHVAWWLHYALILAFAIYIPRSKHLHVLASGFNVFFRPIGPKVVLEPIPLEALEALENGDESVSLGVSKIQDLKWKDLLDLYACAVCGRCHINCPAHLSGKSLSPKEVIHDLKEHLLEVGPGLLAGNAEASAESQGKSLIGDVVDEDKIWACTTCGACQEVCPVGIEHIRKIIQMRQNLVLVQNKMPESAQLMLRNMQTRGNPWAGAQSLRLRGDWTNDMGLKILGECEDNPSTLFWVGCTGALIERNVLATLSLTKVLKAAGVDFCVLGDAEPCCGDPARRTGYEFQFQISAEENIETLKNYNIKEVITSCPHCFNALKNEYPLYGAEFKVVHYTELVADLIRQGKLKLTNDVDSVIAYHDPCYLSRYNEIYQEPRQIIQNMPKARFKEMERSKTTTFCCGGGGGHMWIEEQHGTTKINHIRMDEVIKTGVDMVVTSCPYCLQMLEEGIEQKGVKDSLKAKDLIEVVETAMKQS; this comes from the coding sequence ATGTCGCCAGTTAGCGCGACCTATTGGGGCATACCGGGCTATGTCATTTTCTGGGCTATGTTCTTTATTGCCATTGGTTTATTTGCACAAAGGGCTTATTTCCTTTTCCGCATCATGTGTCTCGGGAAGCAGGAGAACCGCTTCGATGACATAGGGCAGAGAATAAAGAATATGCTCGTCGAAGTTATTCCTCAACGGTGTACGCTGAAAAGCGTTACCGGAAAGGACCTGGCAGGACTCGGGCATGCCTTCATGTTTTGGGGATTTAGCTGTTTCTTGATCGGCTATATAATCTTTATTGGTTTTGCAGAAGGTTTAGGTCTATACCCGTATATCATGGGCGGAGACTTCGAGACGTTTTATTTTTCTATTCTGGATATTGCCGGTTTATTTGTTATCATAGCTATAGTATGGGCAGCTATCAGGCGCTTTATCGTGAGACCGGAGAGACTGGAGATGAGCGTTGAGGCAGGTGTCATCATGCTTATGGTTTTCAGCCTTATGGTGCTCCATTTTATAATAGAGGGTTTTGATTTTGCAGCTACAGGGGAAACGTCCGGATGGCCGATTGTGTCGAAGGCAATTGGTTGCTACCTCGCTGGCACCGGAATCCCGAAAGACACAATGTTAGCTGTTTCGCATGTGGCATGGTGGCTTCATTACGCCTTGATCCTTGCCTTTGCAATTTATATCCCGCGCTCAAAGCATCTCCATGTTCTTGCATCCGGTTTCAATGTTTTCTTCAGGCCGATAGGACCTAAAGTGGTGCTTGAGCCGATTCCTCTTGAAGCCCTTGAAGCCCTTGAAAACGGTGACGAGTCGGTATCACTGGGCGTATCGAAGATTCAGGACCTCAAATGGAAGGACCTGCTCGATCTTTATGCCTGTGCCGTGTGCGGTAGATGCCATATCAATTGTCCTGCCCATCTCAGCGGTAAGTCTCTATCGCCCAAAGAGGTCATTCATGACTTGAAAGAACATTTGCTGGAAGTAGGTCCTGGATTGCTTGCTGGTAATGCAGAGGCATCTGCAGAAAGTCAGGGCAAGAGTCTGATTGGCGATGTGGTAGACGAAGATAAGATCTGGGCCTGTACCACCTGTGGCGCCTGCCAGGAGGTGTGCCCTGTTGGAATAGAGCATATACGCAAGATAATCCAAATGAGGCAAAATCTGGTGCTTGTACAAAACAAGATGCCGGAAAGTGCTCAGCTTATGCTCAGAAATATGCAAACAAGAGGTAATCCGTGGGCTGGAGCCCAGTCACTGAGGTTAAGAGGCGATTGGACGAACGACATGGGACTTAAGATACTGGGTGAATGCGAAGATAATCCCAGCACCCTGTTCTGGGTAGGCTGCACCGGGGCTCTTATTGAGCGTAATGTCTTAGCTACTCTTTCTTTAACAAAGGTACTTAAGGCAGCCGGAGTCGATTTCTGTGTATTAGGTGATGCAGAGCCTTGTTGTGGTGATCCGGCAAGAAGAACAGGTTATGAATTCCAGTTTCAGATCTCAGCAGAGGAGAATATAGAAACCCTTAAGAATTATAACATTAAAGAAGTTATCACCTCCTGTCCCCACTGCTTTAACGCCTTGAAGAATGAATATCCTCTGTACGGCGCTGAATTCAAGGTAGTGCACTATACTGAACTGGTCGCCGATCTCATCAGGCAGGGCAAATTAAAACTTACCAACGATGTGGATTCCGTCATCGCCTATCATGACCCTTGCTATTTAAGCCGTTATAATGAAATTTATCAAGAGCCACGTCAGATAATACAGAATATGCCGAAGGCCAGATTTAAAGAAATGGAACGCTCAAAAACAACTACATTTTGTTGCGGCGGCGGCGGCGGACACATGTGGATAGAAGAACAGCACGGCACGACTAAGATCAATCACATCCGTATGGATGAAGTTATCAAGACTGGGGTTGATATGGTCGTAACTTCATGTCCTTATTGTCTGCAAATGCTCGAGGAGGGCATTGAACAGAAAGGTGTGAAAGATTCATTAAAGGCAAAAGACCTTATTGAAGTGGTTGAAACGGCAATGAAGCAATCTTAA
- a CDS encoding hydrogenase iron-sulfur subunit, whose product MSTGLKFKPKVLGFACNWUAYGAADLAGVSRLQYTTEMRIIRVMCSGRVDMAFVLRAFSNGIDGVFIGACHLNECNYTTHGNYQTLNMVLLLKKIMERIGLNPQRLRIQFMSGAEANIFVESTNDFIKKIKELGPIGKSEGIEKNELNARLEQVKKLVPYIKIVKNEKLGTRLEKHEEYDNFFTKDEIDKLFDEMFSYYVDPQKCQACTTCFRRCPMGAIISAKGEVHIIDQDKCIRCGSCFEACPPRFGAITKITGEPVPPPLPEGQRAIIKKAKEKEVA is encoded by the coding sequence ATGAGTACAGGACTGAAATTTAAACCAAAAGTATTGGGTTTTGCATGCAACTGGTGAGCGTACGGAGCTGCTGACCTGGCTGGAGTTTCCAGACTGCAATATACAACTGAAATGAGGATTATTCGCGTCATGTGTTCCGGGAGAGTAGACATGGCATTTGTACTCAGAGCCTTCTCGAATGGAATAGACGGGGTATTTATTGGTGCTTGCCATTTAAATGAATGTAATTATACCACTCATGGTAATTACCAGACTCTTAACATGGTGCTTTTACTCAAAAAAATAATGGAACGCATCGGGCTGAATCCTCAAAGATTGCGGATACAGTTTATGTCCGGTGCTGAAGCAAACATTTTTGTCGAATCTACTAATGATTTTATAAAGAAGATAAAAGAGTTGGGGCCTATCGGCAAAAGCGAAGGAATAGAGAAAAATGAATTAAACGCAAGACTTGAACAAGTGAAAAAGTTAGTCCCCTACATTAAGATCGTAAAAAACGAAAAGCTGGGGACACGTCTTGAAAAACATGAAGAATATGACAACTTTTTCACCAAAGACGAGATCGACAAATTATTCGACGAAATGTTCTCGTACTATGTTGATCCGCAGAAGTGTCAGGCTTGCACGACCTGTTTCAGAAGATGCCCTATGGGGGCGATTATAAGCGCCAAGGGTGAGGTTCATATTATCGATCAGGATAAATGCATACGATGCGGAAGCTGCTTTGAGGCCTGTCCTCCTCGATTCGGCGCAATAACGAAGATTACAGGCGAACCTGTTCCGCCTCCTCTTCCCGAAGGTCAAAGAGCTATAATCAAAAAGGCTAAAGAAAAAGAAGTTGCGTGA
- a CDS encoding (Fe-S)-binding protein, with translation METLPLEPFKVVIDGIKEAGGDAFKFCYQCGKCETVCPWNRVRKFFVRKIVNQAKFGVVPFESEDIWLCATCGRCPQRCPRGVEIIDVMRAMRRLLVPDGVVPASIPSLRSTMTNIASVGNPWGQEPNDRANWAKDLGVKEFDENTEVLYFPCCYPSYDPRLKKVAQATATILNKAGVNFGILGSKEMCCGESVRKAGNEALFKRLARENIKTFIDSGVKKIVASSPHCYHTFKNEYSEFRANFEVVHISQYIFELINEGRLTLTKEYAKKVTYHDPCYLGRHNGIYDEPREILKKISGLELTEMAEAREDSLCCGMGGGRAWMETEKAERFSNLRVEQAVGVGAQVLATFCPYCVSALEDSKLVTNHADDIEVKDITEILQEVI, from the coding sequence ATGGAGACTTTACCCTTAGAACCCTTTAAAGTTGTAATAGATGGCATAAAAGAGGCAGGTGGAGACGCCTTCAAATTCTGCTATCAATGCGGAAAATGTGAGACTGTTTGCCCGTGGAACCGGGTACGGAAATTCTTTGTGCGCAAAATTGTCAATCAGGCAAAATTCGGTGTGGTTCCTTTCGAATCCGAAGACATATGGCTCTGTGCCACCTGCGGGAGATGCCCTCAGCGGTGCCCCAGAGGTGTAGAAATAATCGATGTGATGAGGGCTATGCGCAGGCTGTTGGTGCCGGACGGTGTCGTTCCTGCGAGCATCCCCAGTCTTCGCAGTACAATGACAAACATTGCCAGTGTAGGCAATCCCTGGGGACAGGAACCGAATGACCGGGCAAACTGGGCGAAAGATCTGGGGGTAAAGGAGTTCGACGAGAATACTGAGGTGCTCTATTTCCCCTGCTGCTATCCCAGCTACGACCCGAGATTAAAGAAGGTAGCGCAAGCCACGGCCACTATCCTCAATAAGGCGGGGGTAAATTTCGGGATACTGGGTTCCAAGGAGATGTGCTGTGGCGAGAGTGTACGCAAAGCAGGCAATGAGGCATTATTCAAACGCCTCGCCAGGGAAAACATAAAAACATTTATCGATAGTGGAGTGAAAAAGATCGTTGCTTCTTCCCCCCATTGCTATCATACCTTCAAAAACGAGTATTCCGAATTCAGAGCCAACTTTGAGGTGGTCCATATCTCCCAATATATATTCGAGCTGATCAATGAGGGAAGGCTTACACTCACCAAAGAGTACGCAAAAAAAGTCACGTATCATGATCCATGTTACCTGGGTCGACATAATGGCATATATGACGAACCCCGAGAGATCTTAAAGAAGATATCCGGCCTGGAACTGACCGAGATGGCTGAAGCGCGGGAAGATAGCCTCTGTTGCGGCATGGGAGGAGGCAGAGCCTGGATGGAAACCGAAAAAGCTGAACGATTCTCCAACCTCAGAGTAGAACAGGCTGTCGGGGTCGGAGCTCAAGTGCTCGCCACTTTCTGCCCCTACTGCGTCTCCGCTCTTGAGGATAGCAAGCTTGTCACGAATCATGCCGACGACATAGAGGTGAAGGACATCACGGAGATTCTCCAAGAAGTGATTTAG
- a CDS encoding aldehyde dehydrogenase, with protein MRYGETGFNLEIDLSRGNIERVETDPKLTELYLGGLGTNAKILWDRVPPETDPFSPDNLLIFSTGLLCGTPAPGANRTIVTTYSPQTLLMAYSMMGGFWAPELKYAGYDKVIFRGKSPNLVYVWINNDKVEIRDASHLQGKGAVETQELIRQELKEPNAQVAAIGLAGENRVYMASIEQGRSSSSRLGVGAVMGDKGIKAIAVRGTKDINLARPDEFMKLCNEVLKYIKDREDKPVPGVMPILAGLGSPQEMKHIDEKWHTENFSWGNSRVRRKDFWTKEIEEKWKEIQLSTRTRLISCYNCPMKCGAIISVPGISVYMMKCFSKLTYTMAAFVDDLEFGFRIAQRATEYGVDGFSTPQTMAFGFELLEAGILTDEDFAGTSAYEACPSDNEGKFYWLLDRIVRREGIGDILANGTHWAAQQIGKGAEAFAHNNIKKHEQLPLKLGMLNPIYFLMYSTGEKINITQIEGQFPQSPFPTMEEREDFVKDWIHVPDEKFKQYLLDWEMRGEHSNPYYPTVEMSCDIVDWQEMIHYIDDALGVCAGLSSFPLKPPYHIHNYPHFISSATGIDMDEEKLTEIYRRNRTLLRAINVRRGLRRVDEKPPEDHWKKRFPELEEKLLDAYYKFKGWNNDGIPTKESLQELDLAYVAEDFEQRGIIKNEQG; from the coding sequence ATGAGGTACGGAGAGACAGGATTTAATTTAGAAATTGATTTATCACGAGGAAACATTGAGAGGGTAGAAACTGACCCAAAATTAACAGAACTTTATCTTGGGGGTCTCGGTACGAACGCCAAGATATTATGGGATAGGGTTCCCCCTGAAACTGACCCTTTTTCACCTGATAACCTCCTTATATTCAGCACCGGTCTTTTATGCGGTACACCTGCTCCCGGTGCTAATCGTACCATTGTTACTACCTATTCTCCTCAGACTTTGTTAATGGCATATTCAATGATGGGGGGATTCTGGGCACCGGAATTGAAGTATGCCGGTTATGACAAGGTAATCTTTCGCGGCAAGTCCCCCAATCTGGTGTATGTGTGGATAAACAATGACAAAGTAGAAATACGTGATGCCTCTCATTTGCAGGGTAAAGGTGCTGTTGAAACTCAAGAACTTATTCGGCAGGAGTTGAAGGAGCCGAACGCCCAGGTGGCCGCTATCGGCCTGGCCGGTGAAAACAGGGTATATATGGCATCCATCGAGCAGGGCCGCTCCAGTTCCAGCCGGCTCGGAGTAGGCGCCGTTATGGGAGACAAAGGGATAAAGGCGATAGCTGTTCGTGGAACAAAGGACATCAATCTTGCCCGACCGGATGAATTTATGAAGCTTTGCAACGAAGTGCTGAAATATATAAAAGACCGGGAAGATAAGCCGGTTCCGGGGGTAATGCCCATTTTAGCGGGGCTTGGGTCACCTCAAGAGATGAAACACATTGATGAGAAGTGGCACACCGAAAATTTCTCCTGGGGAAATTCCCGCGTTCGTAGAAAAGATTTCTGGACCAAGGAAATCGAAGAGAAGTGGAAGGAGATTCAATTAAGCACGCGGACGCGGTTAATAAGCTGCTATAACTGTCCGATGAAATGCGGGGCCATAATTTCCGTCCCGGGAATTTCGGTCTACATGATGAAATGCTTCTCAAAACTTACTTATACAATGGCGGCCTTTGTAGACGACCTGGAGTTTGGTTTTAGGATCGCGCAACGTGCTACGGAGTATGGAGTGGACGGATTCTCAACCCCACAAACTATGGCCTTCGGCTTCGAGCTTTTGGAAGCCGGCATTTTGACTGACGAGGACTTCGCAGGGACGTCTGCTTATGAAGCATGCCCGTCCGATAACGAGGGGAAATTTTACTGGTTACTTGACAGAATTGTCCGGCGGGAAGGAATAGGAGATATTCTGGCCAATGGCACCCATTGGGCGGCCCAACAGATCGGTAAGGGCGCAGAAGCATTTGCTCATAATAACATTAAGAAACATGAGCAGCTCCCTCTCAAGCTTGGAATGCTGAATCCCATTTATTTCCTTATGTATTCTACCGGTGAGAAGATAAACATTACCCAGATTGAAGGGCAGTTTCCCCAGTCACCTTTTCCTACAATGGAGGAAAGAGAAGACTTTGTAAAAGATTGGATACATGTTCCTGATGAAAAGTTTAAGCAATATTTGCTGGACTGGGAAATGCGCGGAGAACACTCAAATCCATATTACCCGACTGTTGAAATGAGTTGTGACATTGTTGACTGGCAAGAGATGATACACTACATCGATGACGCCCTCGGGGTGTGCGCCGGTTTGTCGTCATTCCCCTTAAAGCCTCCCTATCATATACACAATTACCCGCATTTTATCTCATCAGCGACGGGGATCGATATGGATGAAGAGAAACTAACGGAAATATACAGAAGGAACCGAACTTTACTCAGAGCCATTAATGTAAGAAGAGGCTTGAGGAGAGTTGATGAGAAGCCACCTGAAGATCATTGGAAAAAGAGATTTCCCGAGCTTGAAGAAAAGCTCTTAGATGCGTATTACAAATTTAAGGGGTGGAATAACGACGGTATTCCTACAAAAGAGTCTTTACAGGAATTGGATTTGGCTTACGTTGCCGAAGACTTTGAACAGAGAGGGATTATAAAAAATGAGCAAGGTTAA
- the fdhD gene encoding formate dehydrogenase accessory sulfurtransferase FdhD produces the protein MQEAIDISDLKGTVADAVCNRFSEEGWVRTSVHVPLERELTVYVNLRELVTILCTPTKLNYLVLGFLYSEGIISGMGDVMMMRVCEEESEVDVRLSNPELELPTKRRLTSGCGGGATFTTQGQRVDSGLVVTPLEALSLMRQLQEQMDLYQLSGGVHASALADTKNLLVVAEDIGRHNTLDKIQGECLFRGLSTRDRLLLSTGRISSEMLLKAARMQVPVVVSRHSPTGTAILLASDLGIALVGRARGNRLSVYSHPERLGCSTN, from the coding sequence ATGCAAGAAGCGATTGACATATCGGATCTGAAGGGTACCGTAGCTGACGCAGTCTGCAATCGCTTTTCCGAGGAGGGGTGGGTCAGGACTTCTGTTCACGTGCCTCTCGAAAGGGAGCTTACGGTCTATGTCAATCTCCGGGAACTGGTCACTATCCTGTGTACTCCAACCAAGCTTAATTACCTTGTCCTCGGATTCCTGTACTCAGAGGGAATCATCTCAGGTATGGGCGACGTGATGATGATGCGGGTCTGTGAAGAGGAATCGGAAGTCGATGTGAGGCTCTCCAACCCCGAGCTTGAATTGCCAACGAAGCGGAGACTCACCTCCGGGTGCGGTGGCGGTGCAACCTTCACAACTCAGGGACAGAGGGTTGATTCGGGTCTTGTCGTTACACCTTTGGAAGCGCTGTCACTGATGAGGCAGCTTCAAGAGCAGATGGATCTCTATCAGCTTAGTGGCGGCGTGCACGCCTCGGCCCTGGCCGATACGAAGAACCTGCTGGTAGTGGCTGAGGATATCGGACGACATAACACCCTGGACAAGATCCAGGGCGAATGTCTGTTCAGGGGACTATCAACCAGAGATCGATTGTTATTGAGTACCGGTCGCATTTCGTCGGAGATGTTGCTCAAGGCGGCAAGGATGCAGGTCCCGGTTGTTGTTTCGCGACACTCGCCGACGGGGACCGCCATTTTGCTTGCCAGCGATCTGGGTATTGCCCTGGTTGGCCGTGCACGTGGGAACCGCCTGTCGGTGTATTCTCACCCAGAGCGACTTGGCTGCTCAACAAATTAA
- a CDS encoding (4Fe-4S)-binding protein, which produces MSKVKKKIKTIKVDLDKCNGCRACEVVCSAFHAAPKYSSNNPARSRIRMIRDPIRDVYVPVYAGEYTAAECMGRDKYIIDGKEYNECGFCRASCPSRDAFKEPDSGLPLKCDMCEDDPPREKPLCVEWCLNDALIYEEREEEVEEEEVKPGDIDVGLESMVNKYGLQKVIDTVARMSKKG; this is translated from the coding sequence ATGAGCAAGGTTAAGAAGAAAATCAAAACAATCAAGGTCGATCTTGATAAATGCAATGGTTGCCGGGCATGTGAGGTAGTCTGCTCCGCCTTTCACGCTGCGCCGAAATATAGCAGCAATAATCCGGCGAGGTCTCGTATCCGGATGATTCGCGATCCAATAAGAGACGTATATGTTCCTGTATACGCGGGTGAGTATACGGCAGCCGAATGTATGGGCAGAGACAAATATATCATTGACGGAAAGGAATACAACGAGTGCGGCTTTTGCAGGGCTTCATGCCCATCCAGGGACGCTTTCAAAGAACCCGATTCCGGTCTTCCTCTAAAATGCGATATGTGTGAAGACGATCCACCACGAGAAAAACCCTTATGTGTTGAGTGGTGCCTTAACGATGCCCTGATCTACGAAGAAAGGGAAGAGGAAGTCGAAGAAGAAGAAGTGAAGCCGGGCGACATAGATGTAGGATTGGAATCAATGGTAAACAAATATGGATTGCAGAAGGTAATAGATACCGTTGCCCGGATGTCAAAGAAGGGCTGA